The following coding sequences lie in one Streptomyces albofaciens JCM 4342 genomic window:
- a CDS encoding carbohydrate ABC transporter permease — MNAATAGGPAGPVRPGTGTLRRVKSVAGTRPWVAAAFLLPAFVLLGALVVYPIGFSVYRSLFDASGDGFVGLDNYGELFTDERIRIALKNNVIWVVVAPTVATALGLIFAVLTERVRWGTAFKLVVFMPMAISMLAAGIIFRLVYDQDPERGVANAVWVSLHDTFAEPAPYPGAKPRPNAGLAASGGAYTTKKPVRAGDPANLPLVAVQPGDLGGARPATAARPEPGKVTGTAWLDFTRGGGGHPNIIDHTEKGLPGLTVEAVKDGRTVASTTTGPDGRFSLPAAADGAKLRLPASNFAAAYNGVNWLGPALVTPSIIGAYIWMWAGFAMVLIAAGLAGVPRELLEAARVDGANEWQVFRRVTVPLLAPVLVVVLVTLMINVLKIFDLVYIIAPGSSLKDANVLALQLFQSSFGTDVDQGLGSAIAVFLLLLVLPVMYVNLRRLRKERSR; from the coding sequence ATGAACGCTGCGACCGCGGGCGGGCCGGCCGGCCCGGTCCGCCCGGGCACCGGCACGCTGCGCCGGGTCAAGAGTGTGGCGGGCACCCGCCCGTGGGTCGCCGCCGCCTTCCTGCTGCCCGCCTTCGTCCTGCTCGGGGCGCTGGTGGTCTACCCCATCGGCTTCTCGGTCTACCGGAGCCTGTTCGACGCCTCCGGCGACGGCTTCGTGGGCCTGGACAACTACGGCGAGCTGTTCACCGACGAGCGCATCCGGATCGCCCTGAAGAACAACGTCATCTGGGTGGTGGTGGCCCCCACCGTCGCCACGGCGCTGGGCCTGATCTTCGCGGTGCTCACCGAGCGGGTCCGCTGGGGCACCGCCTTCAAGCTGGTCGTCTTCATGCCGATGGCGATCTCCATGCTGGCCGCGGGCATCATCTTCCGGCTGGTGTACGACCAGGACCCGGAGCGCGGCGTCGCCAACGCCGTATGGGTCTCCCTCCACGACACGTTCGCGGAGCCCGCGCCGTATCCGGGCGCCAAGCCGCGGCCCAACGCCGGGCTGGCGGCGTCCGGCGGCGCGTACACCACCAAGAAGCCGGTGCGCGCGGGCGACCCGGCGAATCTGCCGCTGGTGGCCGTGCAGCCCGGTGACCTGGGCGGGGCGCGCCCGGCGACCGCGGCGCGCCCGGAGCCGGGCAAGGTCACCGGCACCGCCTGGCTGGACTTCACCCGCGGCGGCGGGGGCCACCCGAACATCATCGACCACACCGAGAAGGGCCTGCCCGGCCTGACGGTCGAGGCGGTCAAGGACGGCCGGACCGTGGCGAGTACGACCACGGGCCCGGACGGGCGGTTCTCGCTGCCCGCCGCGGCGGACGGCGCGAAGCTGCGGCTGCCGGCCTCGAACTTCGCCGCCGCGTACAACGGCGTGAACTGGCTCGGCCCGGCCCTGGTGACCCCGTCCATCATCGGCGCGTACATCTGGATGTGGGCGGGCTTCGCGATGGTGCTGATCGCGGCGGGCCTGGCGGGCGTGCCCCGGGAGCTGCTGGAGGCGGCCCGGGTGGACGGCGCCAACGAGTGGCAGGTCTTCCGGCGGGTGACGGTGCCGCTGCTGGCTCCCGTCCTGGTCGTCGTCCTGGTCACCCTGATGATCAACGTGCTGAAGATCTTCGACCTGGTGTACATCATCGCGCCGGGGTCCAGTCTCAAGGACGCCAACGTGCTCGCGCTCCAGCTCTTCCAGTCGTCCTTCGGCACGGACGTGGACCAGGGCCTCGGCAGTGCCATCGCGGTGTTCCTGCTGCTGCTCGTGCTGCCGGTGATGTACGTCAATCTCCGGCGCCTACGGAAGGAGCGGAGCCGATGA
- a CDS encoding ABC transporter substrate-binding protein, protein MGTSRIRRTATTGGTARGTTGGTSAARTRTAVTTRAALALAAAGALTLTACSGNGDGGKKEGGGETSNGTSVQLPKLNGQKIQVAAVWTGPERASFLKVLDEFEKRTGATVNYVPTGDDMAGFIGSKVAGGGQPDVAFPPQVGVLREFARKGWLKPLGPAAKEQLAKNFSPGWRQLGAYKGTEYGVYYKASNKSLIWYNTKAFENAGVAEPKNWAEFLKTAQTVADSGVEPVSVGGADGWTLTDWFENVYLSQAGPEKYDQLAQYKIKWTDPSVTRALTALAQLFGKPGLLTGGNSGALQTQFPASVTQTFSGGDQPKAAMVSSGDFAATNIQQTKAKIGEDAKVFPFPAVGSRSPVVTGGDAAVALKDTKGAQALLTFLASTDAAKIWAQAGGFISPNKELDKAAYVNDTMREIATALINAGDDFRFDMSDQAPASFGGKPGQGEWKDLQDFLKNPKDIAGTQRKLEQDAAKAYGS, encoded by the coding sequence ATGGGCACTTCACGCATACGGCGCACCGCGACGACCGGCGGCACGGCCCGCGGCACGACCGGCGGCACGTCTGCCGCCCGCACCCGCACCGCGGTGACCACCCGGGCCGCCCTGGCGCTCGCCGCAGCGGGCGCGCTGACGCTGACGGCGTGCAGCGGCAACGGCGACGGCGGCAAGAAAGAGGGCGGCGGGGAGACCAGCAACGGGACCTCCGTCCAGCTGCCCAAGCTGAACGGCCAGAAGATCCAGGTCGCCGCGGTGTGGACCGGCCCGGAGCGGGCGAGCTTCCTGAAGGTGCTCGACGAGTTCGAGAAGCGCACCGGCGCCACCGTCAACTACGTGCCCACCGGCGACGACATGGCCGGCTTCATCGGCTCGAAGGTGGCCGGCGGCGGCCAGCCGGATGTCGCCTTCCCGCCGCAGGTCGGCGTGTTGCGGGAGTTCGCCCGCAAGGGCTGGCTCAAGCCGCTGGGGCCCGCCGCCAAGGAGCAGCTCGCCAAGAACTTCTCCCCGGGCTGGCGGCAGCTGGGCGCGTACAAGGGCACCGAGTACGGCGTCTATTACAAGGCCAGCAACAAGTCGCTGATCTGGTACAACACCAAGGCGTTCGAGAACGCGGGGGTGGCCGAGCCGAAGAACTGGGCCGAATTCCTCAAGACGGCGCAGACCGTCGCGGACTCCGGGGTGGAGCCGGTCTCGGTGGGCGGCGCGGACGGCTGGACGCTGACCGACTGGTTCGAGAACGTCTACCTCTCCCAGGCCGGTCCGGAGAAGTACGACCAGCTGGCCCAGTACAAGATCAAGTGGACCGACCCGTCCGTCACCAGGGCGCTGACCGCGCTCGCGCAGCTGTTCGGCAAGCCCGGTCTGCTGACCGGCGGCAACAGCGGCGCGCTCCAGACGCAGTTCCCCGCCTCGGTCACCCAGACGTTCAGCGGCGGTGACCAGCCGAAGGCCGCCATGGTCTCCTCGGGGGACTTCGCCGCCACCAACATCCAGCAGACCAAGGCCAAGATCGGTGAGGACGCCAAGGTCTTCCCGTTCCCCGCGGTGGGCTCCCGGTCGCCGGTGGTGACCGGCGGCGACGCGGCGGTGGCCCTGAAGGACACCAAGGGCGCGCAGGCACTGCTCACCTTCCTCGCGTCCACGGACGCCGCGAAGATCTGGGCGCAGGCCGGCGGGTTCATCTCCCCCAACAAGGAGCTGGACAAGGCCGCGTACGTCAACGACACGATGCGCGAGATCGCCACGGCGCTGATCAACGCGGGCGACGACTTCCGCTTCGACATGTCCGACCAGGCCCCGGCGAGCTTCGGCGGCAAGCCCGGCCAGGGCGAGTGGAAGGACCTCCAGGACTTCCTGAAGAACCCGAAGGACATCGCGGGCACCCAGAGGAAGCTGGAGCAGGACGCCGCCAAGGCGTACGGCAGCTGA
- a CDS encoding FtsK/SpoIIIE domain-containing protein: protein MQIRLTVLGPRSGHPTRACDVLVTAPAGTALATVASGLAAAVAGSGADIGASGSSNSGKGGASAGPAGGPVVLYAGTDRLDPQRAAVGEPPLIDGAVLSLGAPGPAPAHGLPHGAPRLRVVSGPDAGGVHLLHARGGAIRVGRSAQADVPLDDPDVSRLHCAVTVEPDGSVLVADLRSTNGTAVGGAEVGERPVPLPPGALLRIGESALRLTPAPAEPDPALVCAPDGEGRLRVSQPEAAAPGTGAGPLRPGVPGARPGIPRPATPDHAFPTAAAPPAAPEAAGPYAAPYGAGHPREELPASYDSPGRRGTPLRGTPYPGSPQEQYGLGDGSTHGGRQSLAPAGLGAGSYEDPHHTPCEDPGQDSSAASPKAARRSGGLGAWARRLTGARPAAERPGAAPAPAPTVWEEQQRRSREAAGEAAAEAYGPVAERLSPEAADERWPDPATILLTALGPGPRLWERGPDHPDALTVRLGTAPQDGGRSAAPVTVELRKAGALGLAGPRARLGGLARAAVAQLAALHSPATLEIVLLTTDRARSLEERLADWSWLGWLPQVRPAHAQDCRLLLAYDKEQAAARTAELARRLDDGPLGPHWAAAERSAVASAAARYNGPYTLLIVDGDPGSPALRETTARLAASGPAAGIHVLCLAETPAATPAFPLAATYEAARAASPAFGECGAVAVLSGDVATALRVVQPGTGPNGTVAAVDAVSTAWAERFARALAPLREADTGTGLGGRPARSAAVPLPDTSRLLDELGLARATPASLMARWAAASDADRSRAAASDTGRSGAAAVLGAGPHGPVRADPAADACHLLVTGGPGSGKTELLRSLAASLAAADRPDLLSLVLVDGAGPERGEGLRLCTDLPHVTTHLTASDPVRMRQFAQALSSELKRRAETLAGTDFAEWRAAHLPAPRTPAPRRSPEAASGSSPAERDSTSTGTLRLRARSAPGSGAEVQTAQAVPMPRLFVLVDDFDALVAPALGSTGRPAAGSVVRALEAVAREGAALGVHLIAATGHPDRTSDTATDRAAGLRVELGPAGDAAEPVPPGRGRLHRAADSSVTPFQAGRVTGRIPRTSTLRPTVVPLEWERMGDPPARRPLRELGNGPTDLALLASALQRAAQSSGASAAPPLL, encoded by the coding sequence ATGCAGATCCGGCTGACCGTCCTCGGGCCGCGCAGCGGCCACCCCACGCGGGCCTGTGACGTCCTGGTCACGGCCCCCGCCGGGACGGCGCTCGCCACGGTCGCGAGCGGCCTCGCGGCGGCCGTCGCCGGGTCCGGCGCGGACATCGGCGCCTCCGGCAGCAGCAACAGCGGCAAGGGCGGCGCCTCGGCGGGCCCGGCGGGCGGCCCCGTGGTGCTGTACGCCGGCACCGACCGCCTGGACCCGCAGCGCGCCGCGGTCGGCGAACCCCCGCTGATAGACGGCGCGGTGCTCTCGCTGGGCGCCCCCGGCCCCGCCCCCGCCCACGGCCTGCCGCACGGCGCCCCCCGCCTGCGGGTCGTCTCCGGCCCCGACGCCGGCGGCGTCCACCTCCTGCACGCCCGGGGCGGCGCGATCCGCGTCGGCCGCTCGGCGCAGGCCGACGTGCCCCTGGACGACCCGGACGTCTCCCGGCTGCACTGCGCGGTGACGGTCGAGCCGGACGGCTCGGTGCTGGTCGCCGACCTCCGGTCGACCAACGGCACGGCCGTCGGCGGGGCCGAGGTCGGCGAGCGCCCGGTGCCGCTGCCGCCCGGCGCGCTGCTGCGCATCGGCGAGTCCGCGCTGCGCCTGACGCCCGCCCCGGCCGAGCCCGACCCGGCCCTGGTGTGCGCCCCCGACGGCGAGGGCCGGCTGCGCGTCTCCCAGCCGGAGGCGGCCGCCCCGGGGACCGGCGCCGGCCCGCTTCGCCCCGGCGTCCCCGGCGCCCGGCCCGGCATCCCGCGCCCCGCGACGCCGGACCACGCCTTCCCCACCGCCGCCGCGCCCCCGGCCGCCCCGGAGGCCGCGGGCCCGTATGCCGCCCCGTACGGCGCCGGGCATCCGCGCGAGGAGTTGCCCGCTTCGTACGACAGCCCGGGACGCCGGGGCACCCCCCTGCGCGGCACCCCGTATCCCGGCAGTCCGCAGGAGCAGTACGGTCTGGGCGACGGGTCCACCCATGGCGGCAGGCAGAGCCTCGCCCCCGCCGGCCTGGGCGCAGGCTCGTACGAAGACCCGCACCACACCCCCTGCGAAGACCCGGGCCAGGACTCTTCAGCCGCGTCCCCCAAGGCCGCGCGCCGGAGCGGCGGCCTGGGCGCCTGGGCGCGCCGGCTGACCGGCGCCCGGCCCGCCGCCGAGCGTCCCGGAGCGGCGCCCGCCCCCGCGCCGACGGTGTGGGAGGAGCAGCAGCGGCGGTCCCGGGAGGCCGCCGGGGAAGCGGCGGCCGAGGCGTACGGTCCCGTGGCCGAGCGGCTGAGCCCGGAGGCCGCGGACGAGCGCTGGCCCGACCCGGCGACGATCCTGCTGACCGCGCTCGGCCCGGGCCCCCGCCTGTGGGAGCGCGGCCCGGACCACCCGGACGCGCTCACCGTCCGGCTCGGCACGGCCCCGCAGGACGGCGGCCGGTCCGCCGCGCCCGTGACGGTCGAGCTGCGCAAGGCGGGCGCCCTGGGGCTGGCCGGGCCGCGCGCCCGGCTCGGCGGCCTGGCCCGCGCCGCCGTGGCGCAGCTCGCCGCGCTGCACTCCCCCGCCACCCTGGAGATCGTGCTCCTGACCACGGACCGCGCCCGCTCCCTCGAAGAGCGGCTGGCCGACTGGTCCTGGCTGGGCTGGCTCCCGCAGGTGCGCCCGGCCCACGCCCAGGACTGCCGGCTGCTGCTCGCGTACGACAAGGAGCAGGCCGCGGCGCGTACGGCCGAGCTGGCGCGCCGCCTCGACGACGGCCCCCTGGGCCCGCACTGGGCCGCCGCCGAGCGGTCCGCCGTGGCCTCCGCCGCCGCCCGCTACAACGGCCCGTACACCCTCCTGATCGTGGACGGCGACCCCGGTTCCCCGGCCCTGCGCGAGACGACCGCCCGGCTCGCGGCGAGCGGCCCGGCGGCCGGCATCCATGTGCTGTGCCTGGCCGAGACGCCGGCCGCCACCCCCGCCTTCCCGCTCGCCGCGACGTACGAGGCGGCCCGCGCGGCCTCGCCCGCGTTCGGCGAGTGCGGCGCGGTCGCAGTGCTGAGCGGCGATGTCGCCACGGCGCTGCGCGTCGTCCAGCCCGGCACCGGCCCGAACGGCACCGTCGCCGCGGTCGACGCGGTCTCCACCGCCTGGGCCGAGCGGTTCGCGCGCGCCCTGGCGCCGCTGCGCGAGGCCGACACCGGCACCGGCCTCGGCGGGCGCCCGGCGCGCAGCGCTGCCGTCCCCCTGCCGGACACCTCCCGGCTGCTGGACGAACTGGGCCTGGCGCGGGCCACCCCGGCCTCGCTGATGGCCCGCTGGGCCGCCGCCTCGGACGCCGACCGGTCCCGGGCCGCCGCTTCGGACACCGGCCGGTCGGGGGCCGCCGCGGTGCTCGGCGCGGGCCCGCACGGCCCGGTCCGCGCCGACCCCGCCGCCGACGCCTGCCATCTGCTGGTGACCGGCGGCCCGGGCAGCGGCAAGACGGAGCTGCTGCGCTCGCTGGCCGCCTCGCTCGCCGCCGCCGACCGCCCGGACCTGCTCTCCCTGGTCCTGGTGGACGGCGCGGGCCCGGAGCGCGGCGAGGGCCTGCGGCTGTGCACGGACCTGCCGCATGTGACCACCCATCTGACGGCCTCCGACCCGGTGCGGATGCGGCAGTTCGCGCAGGCGCTCAGCTCCGAGCTCAAGCGCCGCGCCGAGACCCTGGCCGGCACGGACTTCGCCGAGTGGCGCGCCGCCCACCTGCCCGCGCCGCGCACCCCGGCCCCCCGCCGCTCGCCCGAGGCCGCGTCCGGCTCCTCCCCGGCCGAGCGGGACAGCACGTCCACGGGCACGCTGCGGCTGCGCGCGCGCAGTGCCCCCGGCTCCGGCGCGGAGGTCCAGACGGCGCAGGCGGTGCCGATGCCCCGGCTGTTCGTGCTGGTCGACGACTTCGACGCGCTGGTCGCCCCGGCCCTCGGCAGTACGGGCCGCCCCGCGGCCGGTTCGGTGGTGCGCGCGCTGGAGGCGGTGGCCCGGGAGGGCGCGGCGCTCGGCGTCCACCTGATAGCGGCCACCGGCCACCCGGACCGTACGAGCGACACGGCCACGGACCGGGCGGCCGGACTGCGCGTGGAGCTGGGCCCGGCGGGGGACGCGGCCGAGCCGGTGCCGCCGGGGCGCGGGCGCCTGCACCGCGCGGCGGACTCCTCCGTCACCCCGTTCCAGGCCGGCCGGGTGACCGGGCGGATACCCCGCACGTCCACGCTCCGCCCCACGGTCGTACCCCTGGAGTGGGAGCGGATGGGCGACCCGCCGGCCCGCCGCCCGCTGCGCGAGCTGGGCAACGGCCCCACCGACCTGGCCCTGCTGGCCAGCGCCCTCCAGCGGGCCGCCCAGTCCTCCGGCGCGTCCGCGGCCCCGCCCCTGCTCTGA
- a CDS encoding serine/threonine-protein kinase has translation MRPVGSKYLLEEPLGRGATGTVWRARQRETAGAEAAVAGEPGETVAIKVLKEELAHDADVVMRFLRERSVLLRLTHPNIVRTRDLVVEGDLLALVMDLIDGPDLHRHLRDNGPFSPVAASLLTAQIADALAASHADGVVHRDLKPANVLLKGTGEGDTAELHPMLTDFGIARLADSPGLTRTHEFVGTPAYVAPESAEGRPQTSAVDIYGAGILLYELVTGRPPFGGASALEVLHRHLSEEPRRPSTVPEPLWTVIERCLRKEPGERPSAENLARALRTVAAGVGVHATPAQAEAALGVAALLAPDPSPATVPGTGADGSGDADPTQVLPSTGGQGGYDPAAATAVLPSTGGQGGQGAGSGPDADPTQVLASGSGGQGFGNGRGGADPTRAMPPVPSGPPGGQQPEGPHPWESQMRAARDRNEQTQYLDPGEDPLRRRPQRQPAQPPQRPQQPPRYQEPYQQQAPAPYQQQAPAPYQPPQRRPQQAQQAPRRQQPPPRHYEPEPPREREPRPPREPRRRSANPMRIPGLGCLKGCLFVLVILFVGGWAVWEFSPLQEWIGTTKGYFEQIGDVIGGVRDFVKDIGNWFK, from the coding sequence GTGCGGCCGGTAGGCAGCAAGTACCTGCTTGAGGAGCCGCTGGGACGCGGTGCCACGGGCACCGTCTGGCGGGCTCGTCAGAGGGAGACCGCGGGCGCCGAGGCCGCGGTGGCCGGCGAGCCGGGCGAGACGGTCGCGATCAAGGTCCTCAAGGAGGAGCTGGCGCACGACGCGGACGTCGTCATGCGCTTCCTGCGGGAGCGCTCGGTCCTGCTGCGGCTGACCCACCCGAACATCGTGCGCACCCGCGACCTGGTCGTCGAGGGCGATCTGCTGGCGCTGGTCATGGACCTGATCGACGGCCCCGACCTGCACCGCCACCTCCGCGACAACGGCCCCTTCAGCCCCGTCGCCGCGTCCCTGCTGACCGCCCAGATCGCCGACGCGCTGGCCGCCAGCCACGCCGACGGCGTGGTGCACCGCGACCTGAAGCCCGCCAACGTCCTGCTCAAGGGCACCGGCGAGGGCGACACCGCCGAGCTGCACCCGATGCTCACCGACTTCGGCATCGCCCGCCTCGCGGACTCGCCGGGGCTGACCCGCACCCACGAGTTCGTCGGCACCCCCGCCTACGTGGCGCCCGAGTCCGCCGAGGGCCGCCCGCAGACCTCCGCCGTGGACATCTACGGCGCCGGCATCCTGCTGTACGAGCTGGTCACCGGCCGCCCGCCGTTCGGCGGCGCCAGCGCGCTCGAAGTCCTGCACCGCCACCTCAGCGAGGAGCCGCGCCGCCCGAGCACCGTCCCCGAGCCGCTGTGGACGGTCATCGAGCGCTGCCTCCGCAAGGAGCCGGGCGAGCGGCCCAGCGCCGAGAACCTGGCCCGCGCGCTGCGCACGGTCGCCGCGGGCGTCGGCGTGCACGCCACCCCGGCCCAGGCCGAGGCCGCGCTCGGCGTCGCGGCCCTGCTCGCGCCCGACCCGTCGCCCGCCACGGTGCCCGGCACCGGCGCGGACGGCTCCGGCGACGCCGACCCCACCCAGGTGCTCCCGTCCACCGGCGGCCAGGGCGGGTACGACCCGGCCGCGGCGACCGCCGTACTGCCGTCCACCGGCGGCCAGGGCGGCCAGGGCGCCGGGAGCGGCCCCGACGCCGACCCGACCCAGGTGCTCGCCTCGGGCTCCGGCGGCCAGGGCTTCGGCAACGGCCGGGGCGGCGCCGACCCGACCCGCGCGATGCCCCCCGTACCGTCCGGCCCGCCCGGTGGTCAGCAGCCCGAAGGGCCGCACCCCTGGGAGTCCCAGATGCGGGCCGCCCGGGACCGCAACGAGCAGACGCAGTACCTGGACCCGGGCGAGGACCCGCTGCGCCGCCGCCCGCAGCGGCAGCCCGCGCAGCCGCCGCAGCGCCCCCAGCAGCCGCCGCGCTACCAGGAGCCGTACCAGCAGCAGGCCCCCGCGCCCTACCAGCAGCAGGCCCCGGCGCCCTACCAGCCCCCGCAGCGCCGGCCGCAGCAGGCGCAGCAGGCGCCGCGCCGCCAGCAGCCGCCGCCCCGGCACTACGAGCCCGAGCCGCCGCGCGAGCGGGAGCCCCGCCCGCCCCGCGAGCCGCGCCGGCGCAGCGCCAACCCGATGCGCATCCCGGGCCTGGGCTGTCTCAAGGGCTGTCTGTTCGTGCTGGTGATCCTGTTCGTCGGCGGCTGGGCGGTCTGGGAGTTCTCCCCGCTCCAGGAGTGGATCGGCACGACCAAGGGCTACTTCGAGCAGATCGGCGACGTCATCGGCGGCGTCCGGGACTTCGTCAAGGACATCGGCAACTGGTTCAAGTGA
- a CDS encoding serine/threonine-protein kinase gives MARKIGSRYTTHQILGRGSAGTVWLGDGPEGAVAIKLLREDLAADQELVGRFVQERAALLGLEHPHVVAVRDLVVDGNDLALVMDLVRGTDLRTRLERERRLAPEAAVAIVADVADGLAAAHKAGIVHRDVKPENVLLDMQGPLGPGGAHPALLTDFGIARLVDAPRLHQPPAGGPRSAKVIGTPDYLAPEIIEGLPPRASVDVYALATVLYELLAGFTPFGGGHPGAVLRRHVTESVAPLPGIPDELWQLLLQCLAKAPASRLRASELASRLREILPGLAGHPPLDIDEPDDETSEQTGQESGESATGPYASGAAAPSGPYEEALYPPVAPGGTRPRGAVPLVHGSAAPDSNRETHTSMRVPGPDELAGGAHGTARAPRAAGERRAGSARHREAVRRRRVKLGLAAAAVVAAAGIGGWFASQHGDSGDAKPGVQHSDTSTPRPVR, from the coding sequence TTGGCACGGAAGATCGGCAGCCGGTACACCACCCACCAGATCCTTGGTCGCGGCAGCGCCGGCACGGTATGGCTCGGCGACGGACCCGAGGGGGCCGTCGCCATCAAGCTGCTGCGCGAGGACCTCGCCGCCGACCAGGAGCTGGTCGGCCGCTTCGTGCAGGAGCGCGCGGCGCTGCTCGGCCTGGAGCACCCGCACGTCGTCGCCGTGCGCGACCTGGTGGTCGACGGCAACGACCTCGCCCTGGTCATGGACCTCGTACGGGGAACGGACCTGCGCACCCGCCTGGAGCGGGAGCGCCGGCTCGCCCCCGAGGCCGCCGTCGCCATCGTCGCCGACGTGGCCGACGGCCTCGCCGCCGCCCACAAGGCGGGCATCGTGCACCGCGACGTCAAGCCGGAGAACGTCCTGCTGGACATGCAGGGCCCGCTCGGCCCCGGCGGCGCGCACCCCGCGCTGCTCACCGACTTCGGCATCGCCCGCCTCGTCGACGCGCCGCGCCTCCACCAGCCGCCGGCCGGCGGACCGCGCTCGGCCAAGGTGATCGGCACCCCCGACTACCTCGCCCCGGAGATCATCGAGGGCCTGCCGCCGCGCGCGTCCGTCGACGTGTACGCGCTCGCCACGGTCCTGTACGAGCTGCTCGCCGGCTTCACGCCGTTCGGCGGCGGCCACCCCGGCGCGGTGCTGCGCCGCCACGTCACCGAGTCCGTGGCGCCGCTGCCCGGCATCCCGGACGAGCTGTGGCAGCTCCTCCTGCAGTGCCTGGCCAAGGCGCCCGCCTCCCGGCTGCGCGCCTCCGAACTGGCCTCCCGGCTGCGCGAGATCCTGCCGGGCCTGGCCGGTCACCCGCCGCTGGACATCGACGAGCCGGACGACGAAACGTCCGAGCAGACCGGCCAGGAGTCCGGGGAGAGCGCCACCGGTCCGTACGCGTCCGGCGCCGCGGCCCCCTCCGGCCCGTACGAGGAAGCCCTCTACCCGCCGGTCGCCCCGGGCGGCACCCGGCCCCGCGGCGCCGTACCGCTCGTACACGGCTCCGCCGCCCCCGACTCGAACCGCGAGACCCACACGAGCATGCGCGTCCCCGGCCCCGACGAGCTGGCGGGCGGCGCCCACGGCACGGCCCGCGCGCCGCGCGCCGCGGGTGAGCGCCGCGCCGGATCGGCCCGGCACCGCGAGGCGGTGCGCCGCCGCCGGGTGAAGCTGGGCCTGGCCGCCGCGGCGGTGGTGGCCGCGGCCGGGATCGGCGGCTGGTTCGCCTCCCAGCACGGCGACTCCGGCGACGCCAAGCCGGGCGTCCAGCACTCCGACACGTCGACCCCGCGGCCCGTGCGCTGA
- the prfB gene encoding peptide chain release factor 2 gives MAVVDVSEELKSLSSTMGSIEAVLDLDKMRADIAALEEQAAAPSLWDDPENAQKITSRLSYLQGQLRRAEELRGRVDDLGVLFELAEAEGDDEARAEAEGELADVRKAVDELEVRTLLSGEYDSREAVVNIRAEAGGVDAADFAEKLQRMYLRWAERHGYKTELYETSYAEEAGIKSTTFAVQVPYAYGTLSVEQGTHRLVRISPFDNQGRRQTSFAGVEVLPVVEQTDHIDIDESDLRVDVYRSSGPGGQGVNTTDSAVRLTHIPTGIVVSCQNERSQIQNKATAMNVLQAKLLERRRQEEQAKMDALKGDGGNSWGNQMRSYVLHPYQMVKDLRTEFEVGNPQAVLDGDIDGFLEAGIRWRKQQEQGK, from the coding sequence GTGGCAGTCGTCGATGTATCCGAAGAGCTGAAGTCCCTCTCCTCGACCATGGGGTCGATCGAGGCCGTCCTGGACCTCGACAAGATGAGGGCCGATATCGCTGCGCTTGAGGAGCAGGCCGCGGCGCCGTCCCTGTGGGACGACCCGGAGAACGCGCAGAAGATCACCAGCCGGCTGTCCTACCTCCAGGGCCAGCTGCGCCGGGCCGAGGAGCTGCGCGGCCGGGTCGACGACCTCGGGGTGCTCTTCGAGCTCGCCGAGGCCGAGGGCGACGACGAGGCCCGTGCCGAGGCCGAGGGTGAGCTGGCCGACGTCCGCAAGGCGGTCGACGAGCTGGAGGTGCGCACCCTCCTGTCCGGCGAGTACGACTCCCGCGAGGCCGTGGTCAACATCCGCGCCGAGGCCGGCGGCGTGGACGCCGCCGACTTCGCCGAGAAGCTCCAGCGCATGTACCTGCGCTGGGCCGAGCGGCACGGCTACAAGACCGAGCTGTACGAGACCTCCTACGCCGAAGAGGCCGGCATCAAGTCGACCACCTTCGCCGTCCAGGTCCCGTACGCGTACGGCACGCTCTCCGTCGAGCAGGGCACCCACCGCCTCGTGCGCATCTCGCCCTTCGACAACCAGGGCCGCCGCCAGACGTCCTTCGCGGGCGTCGAGGTGCTGCCGGTGGTCGAGCAGACCGACCACATCGACATCGACGAGTCCGACCTGCGGGTGGACGTGTACCGCTCCTCCGGCCCCGGCGGCCAGGGCGTCAACACGACCGACTCCGCGGTGCGCCTGACGCACATCCCGACCGGCATCGTCGTCTCCTGCCAGAACGAGCGCTCGCAGATCCAGAACAAGGCGACCGCGATGAACGTCCTCCAGGCGAAGCTGCTCGAACGCCGCCGCCAGGAGGAGCAGGCCAAGATGGACGCGCTCAAGGGCGACGGCGGCAATTCCTGGGGCAACCAGATGCGTTCGTACGTCCTGCACCCCTACCAAATGGTCAAGGACCTGCGTACCGAGTTCGAGGTCGGTAATCCGCAGGCCGTGCTCGACGGCGACATCGACGGCTTCCTGGAGGCGGGCATCCGCTGGCGCAAGCAGCAGGAGCAGGGGAAGTAA